In a single window of the bacterium genome:
- a CDS encoding general secretion pathway protein GspJ, whose protein sequence is MTLLEVLVAVGILAMVGTLVYGALDGMQRTRVTVERIDDRYHQGRQAIARISREIQSAFLSLHVP, encoded by the coding sequence ATGACGCTCCTCGAAGTCCTCGTCGCGGTGGGCATCCTCGCGATGGTCGGCACGCTCGTGTATGGCGCGCTCGACGGCATGCAGCGCACCCGCGTGACGGTGGAGCGCATCGACGATCGGTATCACCAGGGCCGCCAGGCGATCGCGCGCATCTCGCGCGAGATCCAGTCCGCCTTCCTCTCGCTCCACGTCCC